The Apium graveolens cultivar Ventura chromosome 6, ASM990537v1, whole genome shotgun sequence genome contains a region encoding:
- the LOC141667013 gene encoding uncharacterized protein LOC141667013 isoform X2 — protein sequence MNRMSFEFEDQSLQENASQVRDESHKCNEVSYTRKFLLSLSQLEICKNLPTGFDRSILGESEDTTKQKIPSPGSFQLLGSRRGDYSSSPPTRGDSSNYSRGIYGKWGSRSSGQSDKDSDSQSDRDSESSRQQGNPSRRSWQSTDHDGLLGSGSLPRPSGYATGMMASKVQGNNHFQLKKSNEPYHPPRPYKAVPHTRREISDSINDETFGSTGYTSEDRAEEEQKRKASFELMRKEQQKVLQEKQKMHVDKQKDDFFTAYAASLEQTTEGRALKQDSKCDSGSQPLSNTHSGNNSLSNTSAPRPLVPPGFASTTLEKLSGPKVITSAQEKVATAKPVQEAIPSKEEERRVIHELVKNEQQLKVDLMAKPFSDLKVTNQMYGNSSIMKTNKSLDDGEMIHSNTKVTMNNTICDYNEDKSRSILDKLFSSSQTVHTSANLKELYDGKPDVKQIPNMVQSSKFSHWFLEDEKPPEQHTSVGPDDLLSLIVSGGKAGVQASDVEATQCIPPELMHRSSEFNNLSNSISFATIGIFEQSYNQKNIEAVPAVLTCEDLEGKILSEYSENSSVLQPPVYVNSATDAAEMQPKISVDSHASLHLLSLLQKDENLKDMTPSPDEEIGLSGQPRTTEVRITSTAIDKSRKADEEPLQDSGKNSTLEALFGTAFMKELQSVEAPVSEHRSIAGAAKYDDNEPRGLSFHVGNDGSHPATIDEIEFNRLNFENRRLASNPEQKTKPVEIQKWLGHTDPYINIESLRMRNEGRAKHGLHGVVQSQLPEEESLLFVGDQLNPSKSRYIPDGNMNISEILSNTSFGIAEKLTALNAGYKDERSFRAQEGPHLNRGPCDPAEFEIQYQNLHAKASPPQFHSPQMSNGRPIFTPPDYHPIHMTSEMKFMVPEGISHDHDGRINY from the exons ATGAACAGAATGAGCTTTGAATTTGAGGATCAAAGTTTACAAGAAAATGCGTCTCAAGTTCGTGATGAATCACATAA GTGTAATGAGGTTTCTTATACGCGAAAGTTTCTTTTATCTTTGAGTCAGTTGGAAATATGCAAAAACTTGCCAACAGGATTTGATCGGTCAATTTTAGG TGAGTCCGAGGACACCACAAAACAAAAAATCCCAAGTCCTGGTAGCTTCCAGTTGCTAGGTTCTAGACGTGGCGATTACAGTTCGTCACCACCAACTAGAGGTGATTCAAGTAATTACTCTAGAGGAATATATGGAAAGTGGGGAAGTCGTTCTTCTGGACAAAGCGATAAAGACAGTGACTCTCAGTCTGATAGAGATTCAG AGTCGAGCAGGCAGCAGGGAAACCCATCTCGACGCTCTTGGCAAAGCACTGATCATGATGGGCTTCTTGGAAGTGGTTCTTTACCAAGACCTTCTGGGTATGCAACTGGAATGATGGCTTCAAAGGTTCAAGGAAATAATCACTTTCAGCTCAAGAAAAGTAACGAGCCGTATCATCCCCCTCGTCCTTATAAG GCGGTTCCTCACACTCGACGAGAAATTAGTGATTCAATCAATGATGAAACTTTTGGTTCTACGGGTTATACAAGTGAGGACAGGGCAGAAGAGGAACAGAAGCGCAAAG CTTCCTTTGAATTAATGAGGAAGGAACAACAAAAAGTTTTACAAGAGAAGCAGAAAATGCATGTTGATAAGCAAAAAGATGACTTTTTCACAGCTTATGCTGCCTCTCTTGAACAAACCACAGAGGGTAGAGCTTTGAAGCAAGACAGTAAATGCGACTCTGGAAGTCAACCTCTATCAAATACTCACTCTGGCAATAATTCTCTATCAAATACTTCTGCACCCAGACCACTTGTACCTCCTGGTTTTGCAAGCACAACTTTGGAGAAACTTTCCGGACCAAAAGTTATTACTTCTGCACAAGAGAAAGTC GCCACAGCTAAACCTGTGCAAGAAGCAATTCCCAGTAAGGAAGAAGAGAGACGAGTAATACATGAGCTGGTTAAGAATGAGCAACAGCTTAAGGTTGACTTGATGGCTAAACCATTTTCTGATTTAAAAGTTACAAATCAAATGTATGGCAATTCTAGTATTATGAAAACCAACAAATCTTTGGATGATGGTGAAATGATTCATTCAAATACCAAGGTGACAATGAACAACACTATTTGCGATTACAATGAGGATAAATCAAGGTCAATCCTGGATAAGCTATTTAGTAGTTCCCAAACAGTACACACTTCCGCAAATCTGAAAGAG CTTTATGATGGCAAACCTGATGTCAAGCAGATCCCTAATATGGTCCAATCTTCCAAATTTTCTCACTGGTTTCTTGAAGATG AAAAGCCGCCAGAACAACACACATCCGTTGGCCCCGATGACTTGCTTTCACTGATTGTGAGTGGTGGGAAAGCTGGAGTACAAGCATCTGATGTGGAAGCCACACAATGCATTCCACCAGAACTTATGCACCGGAGTTCTGAATTTAATAATCTATCTAATAGCATATCTTTTGCCACAATTGGGATATTTGAGCAGTCATACAATCAAAAAAATATTGAGGCCGTTCCTGCAGTCCTTACATGTGAGGATCTTGAAGGAAAGATCTTATCTGAATATAGTGAGAACAGTTCGGTTTTGCAGCCACCTGTATATGTCAACAGTGCCACTGATGCTGCGGAGATGCAGCCAAAAATTAGTGTAGACAGTCATGCATCTCTGCATCTACTTTCACTGTTACAGAAAGATGAAAATCTGAAAGATATGACCCCATCCCCTGATGAAGAGATTGGATTATCTGGACAACCGCGTACTACTGAAGTACGTATTACTAGTACTGCGATTGACAAGTCAAGAAAGGCAGATGAAGAACCTCTTCAAGACTCCGGGAAAAATAGCACCCTTGAAGCACTTTTTGGAACTGCTTTCATGAAGGAGCTGCAGTCAGTTGAAGCACCGGTGTCTGAGCACAGAAGCATAGCCGGGGCAGCAAAATATGATGATAATGAGCCTCGTGGACTATCTTTTCATGTTGGAAATGATGGATCACATCCTGCTACTATAGATGAAATTGAATTCAACCGGTTAAATTTTGAAAACAGAAGGCTGGCATCAAATCCAGAACAGAAAACCAAGCCGGTAGAAATTCAAAAATGGTTAGGGCATACAGATCCTTATATTAATATAGAATCCTTGAGAATGCGAAATGAGGGCAGAGCTAAACATGGGTTGCACGGGGTAGTTCAAAGTCAGCTACCTGAAGAGGAAAGTTTACTTTTTGTTGGTGATCAACTGAACCCCAGTAAATCGAGATATATTCCTGACGGGAATATGAATATCAGTGAAATTTTATCCAACACATCATTTGGCATTGCAGAAAAATTGACAGCTCTTAATGCTGGTTACAAAGATGAACGGTCTTTCAGAGCTCAAGAAGGACCTCATTTAAACCGTGGTCCTTGTGACCCTGCCGAGTTTGAGATACAGTATCAGAATCTTCATGCCAAAGCATCTCCGCCACAATTTCATTCCCCACAAATGAGTAATGGAAGACCAATATTTACTCCTCCAGATTATCATCCTATTCACATGACTTCCGAGATGAAATTTATGGTTCCAGAAGGTATCAGCCATGACCATGATGGCCGCATCAATTATTAG
- the LOC141667013 gene encoding uncharacterized protein LOC141667013 isoform X3: MNRMSFEFEDQSLQENASQVRDESHNESEDTTKQKIPSPGSFQLLGSRRGDYSSSPPTRGDSSNYSRGIYGKWGSRSSGQSDKDSDSQSDRDSESSRQQGNPSRRSWQSTDHDGLLGSGSLPRPSGYATGMMASKVQGNNHFQLKKSNEPYHPPRPYKAVPHTRREISDSINDETFGSTGYTSEDRAEEEQKRKASFELMRKEQQKVLQEKQKMHVDKQKDDFFTAYAASLEQTTEGRALKQDSKCDSGSQPLSNTHSGNNSLSNTSAPRPLVPPGFASTTLEKLSGPKVITSAQEKVISKQELHESFLQATAKPVQEAIPSKEEERRVIHELVKNEQQLKVDLMAKPFSDLKVTNQMYGNSSIMKTNKSLDDGEMIHSNTKVTMNNTICDYNEDKSRSILDKLFSSSQTVHTSANLKELYDGKPDVKQIPNMVQSSKFSHWFLEDEKPPEQHTSVGPDDLLSLIVSGGKAGVQASDVEATQCIPPELMHRSSEFNNLSNSISFATIGIFEQSYNQKNIEAVPAVLTCEDLEGKILSEYSENSSVLQPPVYVNSATDAAEMQPKISVDSHASLHLLSLLQKDENLKDMTPSPDEEIGLSGQPRTTEVRITSTAIDKSRKADEEPLQDSGKNSTLEALFGTAFMKELQSVEAPVSEHRSIAGAAKYDDNEPRGLSFHVGNDGSHPATIDEIEFNRLNFENRRLASNPEQKTKPVEIQKWLGHTDPYINIESLRMRNEGRAKHGLHGVVQSQLPEEESLLFVGDQLNPSKSRYIPDGNMNISEILSNTSFGIAEKLTALNAGYKDERSFRAQEGPHLNRGPCDPAEFEIQYQNLHAKASPPQFHSPQMSNGRPIFTPPDYHPIHMTSEMKFMVPEGISHDHDGRINY, encoded by the exons ATGAACAGAATGAGCTTTGAATTTGAGGATCAAAGTTTACAAGAAAATGCGTCTCAAGTTCGTGATGAATCACATAA TGAGTCCGAGGACACCACAAAACAAAAAATCCCAAGTCCTGGTAGCTTCCAGTTGCTAGGTTCTAGACGTGGCGATTACAGTTCGTCACCACCAACTAGAGGTGATTCAAGTAATTACTCTAGAGGAATATATGGAAAGTGGGGAAGTCGTTCTTCTGGACAAAGCGATAAAGACAGTGACTCTCAGTCTGATAGAGATTCAG AGTCGAGCAGGCAGCAGGGAAACCCATCTCGACGCTCTTGGCAAAGCACTGATCATGATGGGCTTCTTGGAAGTGGTTCTTTACCAAGACCTTCTGGGTATGCAACTGGAATGATGGCTTCAAAGGTTCAAGGAAATAATCACTTTCAGCTCAAGAAAAGTAACGAGCCGTATCATCCCCCTCGTCCTTATAAG GCGGTTCCTCACACTCGACGAGAAATTAGTGATTCAATCAATGATGAAACTTTTGGTTCTACGGGTTATACAAGTGAGGACAGGGCAGAAGAGGAACAGAAGCGCAAAG CTTCCTTTGAATTAATGAGGAAGGAACAACAAAAAGTTTTACAAGAGAAGCAGAAAATGCATGTTGATAAGCAAAAAGATGACTTTTTCACAGCTTATGCTGCCTCTCTTGAACAAACCACAGAGGGTAGAGCTTTGAAGCAAGACAGTAAATGCGACTCTGGAAGTCAACCTCTATCAAATACTCACTCTGGCAATAATTCTCTATCAAATACTTCTGCACCCAGACCACTTGTACCTCCTGGTTTTGCAAGCACAACTTTGGAGAAACTTTCCGGACCAAAAGTTATTACTTCTGCACAAGAGAAAGTC ATTAGTAAGCAGGAGCTTCATGAAAGTTTTTTGCAGGCCACAGCTAAACCTGTGCAAGAAGCAATTCCCAGTAAGGAAGAAGAGAGACGAGTAATACATGAGCTGGTTAAGAATGAGCAACAGCTTAAGGTTGACTTGATGGCTAAACCATTTTCTGATTTAAAAGTTACAAATCAAATGTATGGCAATTCTAGTATTATGAAAACCAACAAATCTTTGGATGATGGTGAAATGATTCATTCAAATACCAAGGTGACAATGAACAACACTATTTGCGATTACAATGAGGATAAATCAAGGTCAATCCTGGATAAGCTATTTAGTAGTTCCCAAACAGTACACACTTCCGCAAATCTGAAAGAG CTTTATGATGGCAAACCTGATGTCAAGCAGATCCCTAATATGGTCCAATCTTCCAAATTTTCTCACTGGTTTCTTGAAGATG AAAAGCCGCCAGAACAACACACATCCGTTGGCCCCGATGACTTGCTTTCACTGATTGTGAGTGGTGGGAAAGCTGGAGTACAAGCATCTGATGTGGAAGCCACACAATGCATTCCACCAGAACTTATGCACCGGAGTTCTGAATTTAATAATCTATCTAATAGCATATCTTTTGCCACAATTGGGATATTTGAGCAGTCATACAATCAAAAAAATATTGAGGCCGTTCCTGCAGTCCTTACATGTGAGGATCTTGAAGGAAAGATCTTATCTGAATATAGTGAGAACAGTTCGGTTTTGCAGCCACCTGTATATGTCAACAGTGCCACTGATGCTGCGGAGATGCAGCCAAAAATTAGTGTAGACAGTCATGCATCTCTGCATCTACTTTCACTGTTACAGAAAGATGAAAATCTGAAAGATATGACCCCATCCCCTGATGAAGAGATTGGATTATCTGGACAACCGCGTACTACTGAAGTACGTATTACTAGTACTGCGATTGACAAGTCAAGAAAGGCAGATGAAGAACCTCTTCAAGACTCCGGGAAAAATAGCACCCTTGAAGCACTTTTTGGAACTGCTTTCATGAAGGAGCTGCAGTCAGTTGAAGCACCGGTGTCTGAGCACAGAAGCATAGCCGGGGCAGCAAAATATGATGATAATGAGCCTCGTGGACTATCTTTTCATGTTGGAAATGATGGATCACATCCTGCTACTATAGATGAAATTGAATTCAACCGGTTAAATTTTGAAAACAGAAGGCTGGCATCAAATCCAGAACAGAAAACCAAGCCGGTAGAAATTCAAAAATGGTTAGGGCATACAGATCCTTATATTAATATAGAATCCTTGAGAATGCGAAATGAGGGCAGAGCTAAACATGGGTTGCACGGGGTAGTTCAAAGTCAGCTACCTGAAGAGGAAAGTTTACTTTTTGTTGGTGATCAACTGAACCCCAGTAAATCGAGATATATTCCTGACGGGAATATGAATATCAGTGAAATTTTATCCAACACATCATTTGGCATTGCAGAAAAATTGACAGCTCTTAATGCTGGTTACAAAGATGAACGGTCTTTCAGAGCTCAAGAAGGACCTCATTTAAACCGTGGTCCTTGTGACCCTGCCGAGTTTGAGATACAGTATCAGAATCTTCATGCCAAAGCATCTCCGCCACAATTTCATTCCCCACAAATGAGTAATGGAAGACCAATATTTACTCCTCCAGATTATCATCCTATTCACATGACTTCCGAGATGAAATTTATGGTTCCAGAAGGTATCAGCCATGACCATGATGGCCGCATCAATTATTAG
- the LOC141667013 gene encoding uncharacterized protein LOC141667013 isoform X1 translates to MNRMSFEFEDQSLQENASQVRDESHKCNEVSYTRKFLLSLSQLEICKNLPTGFDRSILGESEDTTKQKIPSPGSFQLLGSRRGDYSSSPPTRGDSSNYSRGIYGKWGSRSSGQSDKDSDSQSDRDSESSRQQGNPSRRSWQSTDHDGLLGSGSLPRPSGYATGMMASKVQGNNHFQLKKSNEPYHPPRPYKAVPHTRREISDSINDETFGSTGYTSEDRAEEEQKRKASFELMRKEQQKVLQEKQKMHVDKQKDDFFTAYAASLEQTTEGRALKQDSKCDSGSQPLSNTHSGNNSLSNTSAPRPLVPPGFASTTLEKLSGPKVITSAQEKVISKQELHESFLQATAKPVQEAIPSKEEERRVIHELVKNEQQLKVDLMAKPFSDLKVTNQMYGNSSIMKTNKSLDDGEMIHSNTKVTMNNTICDYNEDKSRSILDKLFSSSQTVHTSANLKELYDGKPDVKQIPNMVQSSKFSHWFLEDEKPPEQHTSVGPDDLLSLIVSGGKAGVQASDVEATQCIPPELMHRSSEFNNLSNSISFATIGIFEQSYNQKNIEAVPAVLTCEDLEGKILSEYSENSSVLQPPVYVNSATDAAEMQPKISVDSHASLHLLSLLQKDENLKDMTPSPDEEIGLSGQPRTTEVRITSTAIDKSRKADEEPLQDSGKNSTLEALFGTAFMKELQSVEAPVSEHRSIAGAAKYDDNEPRGLSFHVGNDGSHPATIDEIEFNRLNFENRRLASNPEQKTKPVEIQKWLGHTDPYINIESLRMRNEGRAKHGLHGVVQSQLPEEESLLFVGDQLNPSKSRYIPDGNMNISEILSNTSFGIAEKLTALNAGYKDERSFRAQEGPHLNRGPCDPAEFEIQYQNLHAKASPPQFHSPQMSNGRPIFTPPDYHPIHMTSEMKFMVPEGISHDHDGRINY, encoded by the exons ATGAACAGAATGAGCTTTGAATTTGAGGATCAAAGTTTACAAGAAAATGCGTCTCAAGTTCGTGATGAATCACATAA GTGTAATGAGGTTTCTTATACGCGAAAGTTTCTTTTATCTTTGAGTCAGTTGGAAATATGCAAAAACTTGCCAACAGGATTTGATCGGTCAATTTTAGG TGAGTCCGAGGACACCACAAAACAAAAAATCCCAAGTCCTGGTAGCTTCCAGTTGCTAGGTTCTAGACGTGGCGATTACAGTTCGTCACCACCAACTAGAGGTGATTCAAGTAATTACTCTAGAGGAATATATGGAAAGTGGGGAAGTCGTTCTTCTGGACAAAGCGATAAAGACAGTGACTCTCAGTCTGATAGAGATTCAG AGTCGAGCAGGCAGCAGGGAAACCCATCTCGACGCTCTTGGCAAAGCACTGATCATGATGGGCTTCTTGGAAGTGGTTCTTTACCAAGACCTTCTGGGTATGCAACTGGAATGATGGCTTCAAAGGTTCAAGGAAATAATCACTTTCAGCTCAAGAAAAGTAACGAGCCGTATCATCCCCCTCGTCCTTATAAG GCGGTTCCTCACACTCGACGAGAAATTAGTGATTCAATCAATGATGAAACTTTTGGTTCTACGGGTTATACAAGTGAGGACAGGGCAGAAGAGGAACAGAAGCGCAAAG CTTCCTTTGAATTAATGAGGAAGGAACAACAAAAAGTTTTACAAGAGAAGCAGAAAATGCATGTTGATAAGCAAAAAGATGACTTTTTCACAGCTTATGCTGCCTCTCTTGAACAAACCACAGAGGGTAGAGCTTTGAAGCAAGACAGTAAATGCGACTCTGGAAGTCAACCTCTATCAAATACTCACTCTGGCAATAATTCTCTATCAAATACTTCTGCACCCAGACCACTTGTACCTCCTGGTTTTGCAAGCACAACTTTGGAGAAACTTTCCGGACCAAAAGTTATTACTTCTGCACAAGAGAAAGTC ATTAGTAAGCAGGAGCTTCATGAAAGTTTTTTGCAGGCCACAGCTAAACCTGTGCAAGAAGCAATTCCCAGTAAGGAAGAAGAGAGACGAGTAATACATGAGCTGGTTAAGAATGAGCAACAGCTTAAGGTTGACTTGATGGCTAAACCATTTTCTGATTTAAAAGTTACAAATCAAATGTATGGCAATTCTAGTATTATGAAAACCAACAAATCTTTGGATGATGGTGAAATGATTCATTCAAATACCAAGGTGACAATGAACAACACTATTTGCGATTACAATGAGGATAAATCAAGGTCAATCCTGGATAAGCTATTTAGTAGTTCCCAAACAGTACACACTTCCGCAAATCTGAAAGAG CTTTATGATGGCAAACCTGATGTCAAGCAGATCCCTAATATGGTCCAATCTTCCAAATTTTCTCACTGGTTTCTTGAAGATG AAAAGCCGCCAGAACAACACACATCCGTTGGCCCCGATGACTTGCTTTCACTGATTGTGAGTGGTGGGAAAGCTGGAGTACAAGCATCTGATGTGGAAGCCACACAATGCATTCCACCAGAACTTATGCACCGGAGTTCTGAATTTAATAATCTATCTAATAGCATATCTTTTGCCACAATTGGGATATTTGAGCAGTCATACAATCAAAAAAATATTGAGGCCGTTCCTGCAGTCCTTACATGTGAGGATCTTGAAGGAAAGATCTTATCTGAATATAGTGAGAACAGTTCGGTTTTGCAGCCACCTGTATATGTCAACAGTGCCACTGATGCTGCGGAGATGCAGCCAAAAATTAGTGTAGACAGTCATGCATCTCTGCATCTACTTTCACTGTTACAGAAAGATGAAAATCTGAAAGATATGACCCCATCCCCTGATGAAGAGATTGGATTATCTGGACAACCGCGTACTACTGAAGTACGTATTACTAGTACTGCGATTGACAAGTCAAGAAAGGCAGATGAAGAACCTCTTCAAGACTCCGGGAAAAATAGCACCCTTGAAGCACTTTTTGGAACTGCTTTCATGAAGGAGCTGCAGTCAGTTGAAGCACCGGTGTCTGAGCACAGAAGCATAGCCGGGGCAGCAAAATATGATGATAATGAGCCTCGTGGACTATCTTTTCATGTTGGAAATGATGGATCACATCCTGCTACTATAGATGAAATTGAATTCAACCGGTTAAATTTTGAAAACAGAAGGCTGGCATCAAATCCAGAACAGAAAACCAAGCCGGTAGAAATTCAAAAATGGTTAGGGCATACAGATCCTTATATTAATATAGAATCCTTGAGAATGCGAAATGAGGGCAGAGCTAAACATGGGTTGCACGGGGTAGTTCAAAGTCAGCTACCTGAAGAGGAAAGTTTACTTTTTGTTGGTGATCAACTGAACCCCAGTAAATCGAGATATATTCCTGACGGGAATATGAATATCAGTGAAATTTTATCCAACACATCATTTGGCATTGCAGAAAAATTGACAGCTCTTAATGCTGGTTACAAAGATGAACGGTCTTTCAGAGCTCAAGAAGGACCTCATTTAAACCGTGGTCCTTGTGACCCTGCCGAGTTTGAGATACAGTATCAGAATCTTCATGCCAAAGCATCTCCGCCACAATTTCATTCCCCACAAATGAGTAATGGAAGACCAATATTTACTCCTCCAGATTATCATCCTATTCACATGACTTCCGAGATGAAATTTATGGTTCCAGAAGGTATCAGCCATGACCATGATGGCCGCATCAATTATTAG
- the LOC141667013 gene encoding uncharacterized protein LOC141667013 isoform X4 translates to MMASKVQGNNHFQLKKSNEPYHPPRPYKAVPHTRREISDSINDETFGSTGYTSEDRAEEEQKRKASFELMRKEQQKVLQEKQKMHVDKQKDDFFTAYAASLEQTTEGRALKQDSKCDSGSQPLSNTHSGNNSLSNTSAPRPLVPPGFASTTLEKLSGPKVITSAQEKVISKQELHESFLQATAKPVQEAIPSKEEERRVIHELVKNEQQLKVDLMAKPFSDLKVTNQMYGNSSIMKTNKSLDDGEMIHSNTKVTMNNTICDYNEDKSRSILDKLFSSSQTVHTSANLKELYDGKPDVKQIPNMVQSSKFSHWFLEDEKPPEQHTSVGPDDLLSLIVSGGKAGVQASDVEATQCIPPELMHRSSEFNNLSNSISFATIGIFEQSYNQKNIEAVPAVLTCEDLEGKILSEYSENSSVLQPPVYVNSATDAAEMQPKISVDSHASLHLLSLLQKDENLKDMTPSPDEEIGLSGQPRTTEVRITSTAIDKSRKADEEPLQDSGKNSTLEALFGTAFMKELQSVEAPVSEHRSIAGAAKYDDNEPRGLSFHVGNDGSHPATIDEIEFNRLNFENRRLASNPEQKTKPVEIQKWLGHTDPYINIESLRMRNEGRAKHGLHGVVQSQLPEEESLLFVGDQLNPSKSRYIPDGNMNISEILSNTSFGIAEKLTALNAGYKDERSFRAQEGPHLNRGPCDPAEFEIQYQNLHAKASPPQFHSPQMSNGRPIFTPPDYHPIHMTSEMKFMVPEGISHDHDGRINY, encoded by the exons ATGATGGCTTCAAAGGTTCAAGGAAATAATCACTTTCAGCTCAAGAAAAGTAACGAGCCGTATCATCCCCCTCGTCCTTATAAG GCGGTTCCTCACACTCGACGAGAAATTAGTGATTCAATCAATGATGAAACTTTTGGTTCTACGGGTTATACAAGTGAGGACAGGGCAGAAGAGGAACAGAAGCGCAAAG CTTCCTTTGAATTAATGAGGAAGGAACAACAAAAAGTTTTACAAGAGAAGCAGAAAATGCATGTTGATAAGCAAAAAGATGACTTTTTCACAGCTTATGCTGCCTCTCTTGAACAAACCACAGAGGGTAGAGCTTTGAAGCAAGACAGTAAATGCGACTCTGGAAGTCAACCTCTATCAAATACTCACTCTGGCAATAATTCTCTATCAAATACTTCTGCACCCAGACCACTTGTACCTCCTGGTTTTGCAAGCACAACTTTGGAGAAACTTTCCGGACCAAAAGTTATTACTTCTGCACAAGAGAAAGTC ATTAGTAAGCAGGAGCTTCATGAAAGTTTTTTGCAGGCCACAGCTAAACCTGTGCAAGAAGCAATTCCCAGTAAGGAAGAAGAGAGACGAGTAATACATGAGCTGGTTAAGAATGAGCAACAGCTTAAGGTTGACTTGATGGCTAAACCATTTTCTGATTTAAAAGTTACAAATCAAATGTATGGCAATTCTAGTATTATGAAAACCAACAAATCTTTGGATGATGGTGAAATGATTCATTCAAATACCAAGGTGACAATGAACAACACTATTTGCGATTACAATGAGGATAAATCAAGGTCAATCCTGGATAAGCTATTTAGTAGTTCCCAAACAGTACACACTTCCGCAAATCTGAAAGAG CTTTATGATGGCAAACCTGATGTCAAGCAGATCCCTAATATGGTCCAATCTTCCAAATTTTCTCACTGGTTTCTTGAAGATG AAAAGCCGCCAGAACAACACACATCCGTTGGCCCCGATGACTTGCTTTCACTGATTGTGAGTGGTGGGAAAGCTGGAGTACAAGCATCTGATGTGGAAGCCACACAATGCATTCCACCAGAACTTATGCACCGGAGTTCTGAATTTAATAATCTATCTAATAGCATATCTTTTGCCACAATTGGGATATTTGAGCAGTCATACAATCAAAAAAATATTGAGGCCGTTCCTGCAGTCCTTACATGTGAGGATCTTGAAGGAAAGATCTTATCTGAATATAGTGAGAACAGTTCGGTTTTGCAGCCACCTGTATATGTCAACAGTGCCACTGATGCTGCGGAGATGCAGCCAAAAATTAGTGTAGACAGTCATGCATCTCTGCATCTACTTTCACTGTTACAGAAAGATGAAAATCTGAAAGATATGACCCCATCCCCTGATGAAGAGATTGGATTATCTGGACAACCGCGTACTACTGAAGTACGTATTACTAGTACTGCGATTGACAAGTCAAGAAAGGCAGATGAAGAACCTCTTCAAGACTCCGGGAAAAATAGCACCCTTGAAGCACTTTTTGGAACTGCTTTCATGAAGGAGCTGCAGTCAGTTGAAGCACCGGTGTCTGAGCACAGAAGCATAGCCGGGGCAGCAAAATATGATGATAATGAGCCTCGTGGACTATCTTTTCATGTTGGAAATGATGGATCACATCCTGCTACTATAGATGAAATTGAATTCAACCGGTTAAATTTTGAAAACAGAAGGCTGGCATCAAATCCAGAACAGAAAACCAAGCCGGTAGAAATTCAAAAATGGTTAGGGCATACAGATCCTTATATTAATATAGAATCCTTGAGAATGCGAAATGAGGGCAGAGCTAAACATGGGTTGCACGGGGTAGTTCAAAGTCAGCTACCTGAAGAGGAAAGTTTACTTTTTGTTGGTGATCAACTGAACCCCAGTAAATCGAGATATATTCCTGACGGGAATATGAATATCAGTGAAATTTTATCCAACACATCATTTGGCATTGCAGAAAAATTGACAGCTCTTAATGCTGGTTACAAAGATGAACGGTCTTTCAGAGCTCAAGAAGGACCTCATTTAAACCGTGGTCCTTGTGACCCTGCCGAGTTTGAGATACAGTATCAGAATCTTCATGCCAAAGCATCTCCGCCACAATTTCATTCCCCACAAATGAGTAATGGAAGACCAATATTTACTCCTCCAGATTATCATCCTATTCACATGACTTCCGAGATGAAATTTATGGTTCCAGAAGGTATCAGCCATGACCATGATGGCCGCATCAATTATTAG